Proteins found in one Brachypodium distachyon strain Bd21 chromosome 5, Brachypodium_distachyon_v3.0, whole genome shotgun sequence genomic segment:
- the LOC112269386 gene encoding uncharacterized protein LOC112269386 has protein sequence MSQSPNVGSVAHKPVVITSPDAGSGVEAPQVELVDELSPTAREAATRLCSLRSGTSVGVPEPAAQATTDAAHSLIRKGQKVKVVTKLGAGRGKVDWGAKGVVRATKNLGGGVVGASRPAEHDQSGLAATVSPVPVATVQSDMTAAVASVPPGTAQPDLTAAAAPASATNVQPQPAAATASVPAATVQANLAAAAVSSKSASVRQELEDNPLAFTPPSFDLGFGSTPDPRVKACGDTATRGVCSCCLISVS, from the coding sequence ATGTCGCAGAGCCCCAATGTTGGCAGTGTTGCCCACAAGCCTGTCGTCATTACATCCCCTGATGCGGGCAGCGGTGTCGAGGCGCCACAAGTTGAATTAGTAGATGAGCTTTCACCAACAGCACGAGAAGCTGCGACTAGGTTGTGTAGCCTACGATCTGGTACCTCTGTTGGAGTTCCCGAGCCTGCAGCCCAAGCAACCACAGATGCTGCTCACTCTTTGATTCGCAAGGGCCAAAAGGTCAAGGTTGTTACCAAATTAGGAGCTGGACGTGGAAAAGTTGACTGGGGGGCCAAAGGTGTTGTGAGGGCTACAAAAAACCTaggtggtggagttgttggGGCATCAAGGCCTGCTGAACATGATCAATCAGGACTGGCTGCAACGGTGTCACCAGTACCCGTTGCCACTGTCCAATCAGACATGACTGCAGCGGTTGCATCTGTACCTCCCGGCACTGCCCAACCAGACCTGACTGCAGCGGCTGCCCCAGCATCTGCTACAAATGTCCAACCACAACCGGCTGCAGCCACGGCCTCAGTACCTGCCGCCACTGTCCAAGCAAACCTGGCTGCAGCCGCGGTATCAAGCAAAAGTGCCTCTGTTCGACAAGAACTGGAAGATAACCCTTTGGCATTCACTCCTCCTAGTTTTGACCTAGGTTTTGGCTCTACCCCAGACCCACGCGTCAAGGCATGTGGAGATACTGCTACAAGAGGTGTGTGTTCCTGTTGCTTAATAAGCGTATCGTGA